Sequence from the Methanobacterium alkalithermotolerans genome:
TAGGAGTATAAATCATGTCCTCTAATTCTTGGAAGGTGGGTAATGATTCAAGATCTTTATCTTTGGCTCTGTTGATTTGAGTGTTTCTACCTATAGAGAGTTCCAGATGATCATTACGGAATTTAACCTGAGGGTTTTGAATAATAATGGCATCCCCTATATTTAATGGAATTTCAGCCTTATCATCCCATAATGAAGCCCTTATGGATCCAGTATCATCTCCTACTTCCATAGAACGAACTATTCCCGGGCTTCCATCATCTCTCTGGAATTCATTAGGATCATAAAGGTCAATTACACGTGCCACTAGCTTTAAGTTTCGGTCATCTTCCTCCAGGTCGTCTATTTTCTTGCTGGTGTAGATGATGTCTTCCAATTCTTCAAAGGAAGGTAGATCCTTTAAGTCATCTTTTTGAGGTTCCAGTAACCTTGAAGTTTTACCAATACTTAAGTCCACACTGTATAGGCCTAATTTAGTTCTAGCATTTTCAATACGAATTGCTTCACCTATTTTAAGACCAGTGTGGGCTTTATCATCCCAGAGGGATATTTTAACCACTCCCGTCTCATCAGCAATATCTGCTGAACGAACCAGACCTGTACTTCCATCTTCTCTCTGGAATTCTCTAGGTTCGTTTATACTCACTATACGCCCCACAATATCTATCTCTTCTCCTTCATCCTGTATGTCAACAATATTACCTATTTTAACAGGTTCCAAATGTTTTTTATATTCATTGAGTAATTCCACCAGTTTTTTATCAGATTCCGGGTTTATGACTATTCTACTATTCCAGTTGGTGTTGATGCGGTATCCTTCTGCTGCATATTCATCAAATTCCACATTTCCACCCATAATTTTCAGAATATCGCCTTTATTTATATTCAAAGAAGTGTCGTCATTCCATAGAGTAACTCTTATTTTTCCAGTATCATCGGCAATTTCAATAGATTTTACTGATCCGGCCGATCCATCTGATCTTTCAAAGGTAATGGGGTCCTGTACCTTGGTTACCAATCCAATTACACTTATATCCTTTTTTTCGTGAGCGTCCCCTATCTTAAACATTTTTTCTTCAATTTCAGGGACATCATAGTCCCCTTTTATAATTCTACCTACCCATGAATGAGTAAGAGATATTTCACCTTCTCTACTTCGGCTTTGTGCCCCTAAAATTTTAACCGGGTCATTTTCCTGTAGATCCAGGTCTTTTATCAGATCTGTGTCCCGGTTCCAGAGAGTATATGTAATTTGTCCTGTTTCATCCTGAAGTTCAAGAGAAGCCACTTTACCCTCATTTCCATCCCTATCAAAGGTCCTGATTCTGGAAATGCGCACTATTCGGGCTATAATATTTACTTCCTGGTCCTCCTCAATAGAGTTGATGGGAGTTATTTCTTCATGATAAACCGGTAAATTAGCATCCTCATCAAGCACGTCAATGGTTGATCGGGGTTGCAGATGAATTTCTTTTCTTCCCCGATATCCCTCTTTTACACTTACCCCGTGGATGTGGATTACATCCCCTTCTTTAATTTTTTTTAGTAATTTGATGTTTTCTGTCCAGAAAACTACCCTGACATCTTCTGTTTCATCAGCAACTACAAGATTAGCTACTTTACCCTCTTTTCCTTTGCGGGTAGTGAATTTTTTAGGATTTGAAATCTGCATTACCCTTCCCTTGAGTGTCAGTTTGTCGGCACCCTCTTCCATTTTGGATATTTTATCCATTTTATGATCTTTTTTATCTGCAAGGGGTTCATTTTTTTCTTTAGTGAATTCAGCCACTATCATGCGGGCCATATCAATATCATTCATGAAGCTTACATCTTCATATTCTTTTTTCATTCCTTCCATGCGCTTAAGGAATTCCTCCTGGGAGATTTTATCCTTTATTTTAAGGTATTCCTGCTTTATTTCCTTATTCATTTGTAGTCCCTCACTATAATGATATGACTCACCTATGTTATTTATAAACTTGGTGAGCTTTTGACAAGTAATAAACCATGCCTGCTACCACTTGTAATTTAAACTAAGTATTACTAAGTATATAAATATTATTATTAGAATGGAGTTTATGATAATTGTAGGAAGTGACAATATAATCTGAAATCCTGCCCCTTAGATGATTGCAGTAACCTTTGAAATCCTTAAATCATGCCCTCTGAATAACTTATTTATAACATGAACATAGTTATAAATATAAATAAAGAACTTTTTTAAAATAATATATTTAGTACATTTTATATGGATTTTGAAGTTTAAATCCTAAAATAATGATTTGCAGGTTTCAGATAGGGATTATAAATTCCAATCAAATAGTAAAGACTAAAAATACTTCCCCAGCAGATAATTGATAGTCCTTAGTATTTCCATTGGCCGATTTTTATGATTTAAATGGAATATGAGTTTGAAAATAAAAAAATTATGATATTTAGGGTATAAAGGAGGATTATGCATGACCATGACCATGGCAGAAAAAATACTGGCTAAATCCGCCGGTAAAAAAGAAACTGAAGCAGGAGAAATTGTAATGGCAAATATTGACGTTGCAATGACTCACGATTTAACCGGACCTCTTTCAGTAGAGTCATTTGAAAAAATTGGAACCCCCCAGGTATGGGATCCTGAAAAAATAGTGGTCATTTTCGATCACCAGGTCCCTGCTGATTCCATTGATGCCGCTAATAATCACCTCATCATGAGAGAATTTGTAAAAAGTCAGAATATAAATAATTTTTACGATGTAAATGAAGGAGTTTGCCACCAGATATTACCTGAAAAAGGACATATAGTACCAGGAGAATTGGTAGTAGGAACAGACTCCCATACCTGTACCCACGGTGCTTTGGGCGCATTTTCAACCGGAATTGGATCTACGGATATGGCCATGGTATTTTCCACCGGCCAATTATGGTTTAAGGTTCCTGAAACAATTCGATTTGAGATTGAAGGAAATCTAAAACCCCATGTGTATGCTAAAGATGTAGTACTGGACATCATAGGAAAGGTTGGAGCAGATGGAGCCACCTATAAATCATGTGAATTTGCAGGAGAAACCGTAAGCAACATGTCTGTATCGGACCGTATGGTAATGTGTAATATGGCCATTGAAATGGGAGGTAAAACCGGTCTGGTGGAACCTGACCAAAAAACACTCCAGTATGTTCAAAATCACTCCTCCAAATCTTATGAAATTATGAAAACAGATTTAGATGCCCCTTCCCTGGAGAAGATGTATATTGATGTGGACGAACTGGAACCTCAAATCGCCTGTCCCCACAATGTGGATAATGTTAAGGGAGTAAGTGACGTGCAGGGAATAGAAATTGATCAGGTTTTCCTGGGATCCTGTACCAATGGAAGGATAAGTGACCTTCGTGATGCTGCAAAAATATTGAAGGGTAAAAAAGTAAATAGTGGTGTAAGAATGCTGGTAATCCCTGCTTCCAGAGATATATACCGTAAAGCACTGGATGAAGGATTAATGAATATCTTCGTAGATGCAGGAGTCCTGGTATGTAACCCCTGTTGTGGACCATGCTTAGGAGGTCATATTGGACTGCTGGGTCCTGGTGAAGTAAGCTTATCCACCTCTAACCGGAATTTTAAAGGGCGTCAGGGAAGTGCAGATGCAGAAGTATACCTTTCATCTGCAGCAGTAGCTGCTGCTTCAGCAATAACAGGGAAAATAACTGATCCCCGGTAATTAGCTGTTTGAATAGGAGTATGTTAAAATAATAAAGGTGTTAATTATGAAAGGGAAAGTATGGAAGTTTGGAGATGACATTGATACAGACATCATAATTCCAGGGCGCTACCTGGTTATGAGAGACCCTGAAGAACTGGCTGAACATGTAATGGAAGGTTTAGATCCTGAATTTAATAAAAAAGTTAATAAGGGAGATGTTATATTAGGCGGTAAGAATTTTGGATGCGGTTCATCCCGGGAACACGCTCCGCTGGCTCTTATCGGGGCAGGGATATCCGCCGTCATTGCCGAATCATTTGCCCGGATTTTCTACCGGAACTCTATAAATGTGGGTTTACCCCTCCTGGAGGCTCCTGGAATATCAAAACATCTGGAAAATGGAGACGAAATAGAAATTGATATGGAAAAAGGTGTTATTCGAAAAATAAATTCTAAAGAAGAATATCCCTTCCAGAAGTTGCCAGAGTTTATGCTTGAAATTCTGGAAAAAGGTGGATTAATCCCCTATGTTAAGGAAAAGATGGACTAGTTTAGATTATTTGATTTAAAAGGTGAGTTTATATGTATAAAATATCAGTTATACCTGGAGATGGAATTGGAAAAGAAGTAATGGAGGCTACCCTCCATGTAATGGAAGCTTTAAATCTGGAATTTGATTATGTCTATGCTGACGCCGGAGATGAATATGAAGAAATTAGTGGCATAGCTTTACCTCCGGAAACCATCGATATCGTTAGAAATTCACAGGCATGTCTTTTTGGAGCTGCAGGAGAATCAGCAGCAGATGTAATTGTTAAGATGAGGCAAGAGCTGGATTTATATGTTAATTTAAGACCAGTGAAATCTTATCCCGGTACCAAAAGTGTTTTTGATGATCTGGACTTTGTTATTGTGAGGGAAAATACAGAAGGAATGTACATCGGATTAGAGGAGTATACTGAGGAGGGTGCTGTGGCCAAGAGGGTTATTACTCGTCGGGCTTCAGAGAGGATATCCCGGTTTGCCTTTGATTATGCTAAAAAAACCGGGCGAAAAAAAGTAACCGCGGTACACAAAGCCAATGTTCTTAAAAAAACAGACGGTGTATTCAAAGATAGTTTCTACAAAGTAGGAGAAGAATACCCTGATTTGGAAAAAGAAGACTTCTATGTGGATGCCACCGCCATGTACTTTTTAACCAAACCACAAATATTCGACGTACTGGTTACCACCAACCTCTTTGGAGACATACTCTCAGATGAGGGAGCCGGACTGGTAGGAGGACTGGGACTAATACCATCAGCCAACATAGGAGACAAACAAGGACTATTCGAACCAGTACACGGATCAGCACCACGCCACGCAGGTAAGGGAACTGCTAACCCGGCAGCCATGATGCTTTCTGCAGTTTTAATGCTTGATTATTTGGAAGAACATGATGAAGCACGTAAAATGGAAAAAGCTCTAATTGATGTGCTGGCTGAAGGAAAAGTGGTAACTGGTGATTTAGGTGGAACTGCTTCTACCATGGAAATGGCAGCTGAGGTGAGAAAAAAATTGGAGTCCCTCTCTTAATTTTTTAAAACCCTTTATTTTCTCTTTTTTAGCTTAACTTTAAAATCCATTGATATTCATTTTAATTTGTTTAAAAGCAGGATATTTATATTCCATGAACATTATTTAATTAATGAGTTAATTAAGTATGAAATAATAAATTGTAGGTAAAAAATATGGAAACTGCAGATGTACGTCAGGATATTCCCTTATTGGAAGATTTAATATATTTAGACGCAGCCAGTACCACGCCCACACCCATACCCGTAGTGGAGGCAATGTGTGATTACTTTTATAAATATAATGCTAATACTGGACGGGGAGCGTACTCCATGGCAGTTAAAGCCACCCAAAAAATGGCAGAGTCCCGGGGGAAAGTGGCGGGATTTATAAATGCTCTCCCGGAGGAAGTTGTTTTTACCAAGAATACCACCGAAGCCATAAATATTGTGGCCCAGGGGCTTTCATTTAAAAAAGGAGACTCTCTGGTAGTACCAAATATTGAACATCACTCCAATTTCCTTCCCTGGTTGAATCTTAAAAAAAAGGGAGTGGATGTAAGAGTAGTTAAAGCTGATGCAGATGGTATTCTGGATCCTTCGAAGATTGAAGATGCAGTGGACCATACTACCCGGCTTATAACCCTCACCCATGTTTCCAATGCTCTGGGATCACGGCAAGATGTGGAGGAGATAGGTAAAATTGCTGAAGAAAAAGGCAGCCTTTATATGGTGGATGCCGCCCAGTCAGTAGGCCATATAAAAATCGATGTAAAAAAAATGAAAGCAGATTTTGTAGCTTTTCCCGGGCATAAAGGAACTTTAGGTCCGGTAGGAACAGGATTTCTGTATTGCAACCCTGAAGAAGCTCTTAATCTTGAATCAACCATCCTGGGAGGAGGTACAGTAAGTGATGTATCTGAAAGTGGTTATGTGTTAGAAGAATTTCCAGCTCGTTTTGAAGCAGGTACTCCCAATATAGCTGGTTTTATTGGTTTAGGAGCATCTATAGATTATATTAAAAAGATAGGCCTGGAAAAAATTGAAAAGCATAGCAAAAGCAGTACCCGCTTACTCTATGATTCTCTGGTAGAATTGAAAAATGTGACCTGTTATGGTGACCCCCAAAACATTTATGGTATAGTATCCTTCAACATTAATAATATGAATCCACATGACGTGGCCAAAATACTGGATGAAGTTAAAGGAATCTGTGTGAGAAGTGGTTATCACTGTGCCATACCTGCAATAAAGCATGTTGGTGCTTATGAAAAAGGAGGAACTGTGCGTGCCTCACTGCATTATTACAATACCTTGGAAGAAATCCAGGTGCTAGCAGATACGGTGGAAGAAATAGCAAAAACGTTTGGAGATTAAAAATGGATAAAGTACAGATTATAGCACTTATTTTCATATTTTTAATGGTTGTAAGCAGTGTTGGAGCAGTTATTCTCTATTTATAATATCTGAAGTAGGGATTCTCTAATTAAAGGAGGGAAATTTATGGTTAAATTTAAATTAGGAGCAGTTGTAGCTGAATTTAATTATGATATAACTCATATGATGCTTGAACTGGCTAAAGAACATGCTAAATTTTTAGATTCGGAGATTACTAAAGTAATAACCGTTCCAGGAGTTTTTGATATGCCTCTGGCAATTAAAAAGCTTTTAAAGGAAGAAGACATTGATGCAGTAATAACTCTTGGGGCCGTTATTGAAGGTTCAACTGACCATGATCAGATAGTGGTGCAGCACGCTTCGCGTAAAATAGCAGATTTAGCCCTGGAATATGATAAACCAGTGGCTTTAGGAATATCAGGTCCTGGAATGACTCGTTTAGAAGCTCATCAGAGGGTTGAATACGGTAAACGTGCTGTAGAAGCTGCAGTAAAAATGTGTGAAAGGTTGAAGTAAACCCTACAACCATTTTTTTATTTTAAATTAATTTTTTTATTCCGGTCTATCCTTAGAACCTTTTTCTGATTTTATGTCCTGCCCTTTTGTTGTTTTTCTAAAAAAAATAATTTTTTTTAAGTTTTTGAATTTATGATTAGTGCCAGTATTTAATCCCGAATAGACTAATCAGTTATTTAAATTATAAAGAGGGAAATAATAAATATAAAAAATAATGTTTTTATTTAGATTTTAAAGTTTGATTTGATGATTTAATTAAACTATAGAAGGTTAAAAAATGAGTACCATAAAAATTATGCCCTGCCTGGATATGAAAGACGGGCGGGTGGTAAAGGGAGTAAACTTTGTGGAATTAAAAGATGCAGGAGATCCGGTGGAAAATGCCATTTTCTACCAGGAAGAAGGGGCAGATGAACTGGCTATCCTGGACATTTCTGCTACTCTTGAAAACCGTAAAACTCGTCTTGAATGGGTAAAAAGTGTTTCAGATGTGACAGATATTCCTTTAACCGTGGGGGGAGGAATTTCATCTTTAGAAGATATAGAACTAACTTTTAAAGCCGGTGCTGACAAGGTGTCCATAAATAGTGCAGCGGTAAAAAATCCAGAGCTTATAAAAGAAGCTTCTCAAAAATACGGCCCTGAAAGGATAACTGTGGCTATTGATGGTATTCGTAATAGTAGTCTTCCATCAGGATTTGAAGTGGTGGTGGCTGGAGGTAAAAAGCCGGTGGGTCTGGATGCTGTGGAATGGGCCAAGAAATGTGAAACTTTAGGTGCAGGAGTTATCTTGCCCACCAGTATGGATGGAGATGGTACTAAAGGCGGTTATGATCTTGAATTTACATCTGCTATATCTAATGCTGTTAAAATTCCAGTTATTGCCTCTGGAGGAGCAGGTAAATTAAATGATTTTTATGATGCTGTTACTGAAGGCGGGGCGGAAATATTGCTTGCTGCTTCAGTATTTCATTACCGTATATTAGGTATCGGTGAATTAAAGGAATATTTAAAGGATAAAGGGCTGGATATATCCCTTTAATAGTTATTAATTTGAATGGAATCCTTAAATTATTATTTCTGGGAGATTTTTATATGGAGATACTTACCCCTAAAGATTTAAAAGAAAAATTCGATGACCCCTGGATTGCCCCCTACCAGAAAGTGCTTACCCTGGTAGATAAGGATCTGGTGGAGATTGTAGAATACCATCCCTGTGTATCTGGTTCCCACTGGGTGGTAAGTCAATACCAGCGCAGCAGTGATTTAATCCTGTCCTCATTTCGGGATGGTAATAAACATGTTTTCCTGGCCAAAATAGGAAAAACACCCCTGGAATTAAAGGCCAGTGTTAATGCTGCCGGTATTGAAGAAGTTTCTGTGGATAAAGACGAGGTAAAGGTAGTTCATGCTGGTCTGGCTGGTGCGGGTGTAGGTGCTGCCATGTGCCGGGGAATGGCCCAGGGAGTAAAAAGAATAGAACTTTATGAAGTAGGAGGAGGCTCTAAGCTGGGTAAAGCAGCGGTGGTAACTCCTAGAATGGAAAAGGTAGTTATAGGTGTAGATGATACTGATACTAAAGAGGAAGGAGCTACCTGGACCATGGCCCATAATATGGGAATGGAGCTGGCTAAGCAGGGATTCCATTATTTGGACCATGTAATTATTCAGTTGTATCCACATAACCCCCATAAAACCCAAAACTGTGTTTCAGTGGCTCTAACTTTTGGAGTAAATCCTGGTGAAAAGGAAAAACTGGTTGAAAAAGCGGTTGAAATCTTAAAAAGGAATACTCTATCTGATAAAACTGCCATAGCAGTACTAAAAGGTATTCAGGTTCCACAAGATCTGAGAATTTATGCAGAAAAGGCTAAAAAATCAATGATTACTGTGGAAGAATCTGAAAATGTGGCTGATAATCTAAATATAGAATTGATAGAAGTTACAGGAGCCCAGGGAAAAATTGGGGCTCTGGCTGCTTTAGGACTGTATGATGATGTAGAAGAGGCAGTTAAAGTTTATTATTAATTATTAAAATAAAAATTCAAAAACCTCCCCTGGGAGGAAGTAGCAAACTCCATGTCTGAATTTACTGTGTTTAAAATTTCTACCCTTAATTCGTGACTGCCCCAGTAGGCATAGTAAGTTAGTTGGGGATTATCTTCATTCCAGGTAATGGTTCTAACCCTCACCTCATTAATGAATATATTGTAGGTGCCATTACGGAGTATACCCCGGGTAGACGTTATTTTTTCCCCATTCATGTAAATATCAATTGTTCTGGCACTTTGAGTGTTGGTCTTAATGATAACACCTTCTTCCAGGGTTAAATTTTCAGACACATTTCCCTGCAGAGTCAAAGCTTTTTGAACATATAAATTATCAAATACTTTGCGTATATTTCCATCAGGTATGGTCTCTCTTATTTCTACATTAAGGTTTAAGCGGGCTTCCCGGGGGATTCGAAGAATATTCTCTTCTCCAGGTCGGGGCTGTTTTAGAACATAGCCCTGTCCATTAATAAATAATTTATCATCATTTTTGAGTCCTAATGTATCTAAAGCTTCTTTAGGGGAACGTATAATTGTATCTTCATTTTCCAGGGCGCTATCCACTGTATAAGGTCCCCTTACATCAAAAGTCCGGTTATCAGTGGTATTTCTCCAGATTATAAGGTTTCTGGAAGCAGGTTCAATTGATATTTTCCCTTCATCCACACTAACTGCTCCCAGTAAAGTGGAGAGCATGGCCAACAGTATAAGGCTGGAAACCAGAATAGGAAAATGCATATAAGTAAATGATTTTAAAGACTGGGTACGGCCATCCTTTCTCCATAGAATATTTAAAGATCTTTTAATAAGTTTTACAATATAATACGCAGCAATTACCACCCCAATCAGACCTATAATAATTCCTAAAGCAGGGGGAACCTGTCTGATAAAGAAAAGTGAAAAAACACCTAATGATGCCAGGGAAATGCCTAAAATACCCATTCGGATATATCTTCCCAACGAATCCATCATGGTGACCCTTCCATATTCCAGGGCCCGGTCTACAATAGTGCGTACCACTTCATTAGCCACCACATTGAGTTCCGTTAAGGTTGACATGTCATGATGAATACTGCCAATATCCACTTCTTTTATTTTAAGACCCTGTACATCAGCATCCAGTACTATACCCACATCAACCCCATAGTCTTCTTCAAAGCGTATTTTGCTTAAAGATGTTCTTTTACCTGCAAATTGGCCACTTAAAGGTTGATCAAATTTGATTTCAGGAAAGAAAAAATTTAAAAGGGGTTTGGCCGTAAGTTCTGTCACCCTTCCAGCTTTTCTTTTAAACTTGGTTTTGGTAATATCTGCTTTTCCTTCTAAAATGGGCTGGATTATTTTTTCCACCTGTTTTGGAGAAATATTTTCCAGATCAGCGTCAATAAATGCAATTATGTCGCCTTTTGAAACTTTAAAGCCAGTTTTTATAGCAGAACCTTTTCCTAGATTTCTCATATGAGAAAAAACTTTAGCTCCTGCATTTTTTGCCAGCTCACCGGTGTTGTCCTGGGATCCATCATCAACTACTATTACTTCAGTAACATAGTCCAGGGAAAGAGCAGCCTTAACCACATTAGCTACAGTTTTACTCTCATTAAATGCAGGAATGACCACTGATACTGTCATTTCTGCAGATGGTTTTTTGTTTTTTAATGAAGTTATCAGAAACAATAAAATCAATATAAACCAGGACAATTTTGCACCTCAAATAATTAAATAAAAGCTTCCTTGAAATTTAAATATTTTAAAATTCTTGCTTTTAGAAGTAAGTTACTAGTAATTTATTCCACTTAAAATATTAATTTATTTCCCTTGACTATTGATTGGTAACTAACTTAAATAATACCAGATATATAAATATATCTAGAATTTTTAGTAGATGAAATCTCTTTTATATTAAAAAATGTATAAGGTGAATCTAAACCATGAAACCTAAAGTAATGATACTTCTAGGCAGTGCTTCTGATTATAATATTGCAGAAAAAGCACTCGATATTTTAGAACAGCTGAAAATACCATATGATTTAAGAGTAGCTTCTGCTCATAGAACACATGAAAAGGTAAAAAAAATCGTATTAGAATCTACCCGCCAAGGAGTAGAGGTTTTTATAGGGATTGCAGGACTTTCTGCTCACCTTCCAGGTATAATTGCCGCCAATACTCACCGCCCGGTGGTGGGGGTTCCAGTTGATGTTAAGGTAGGAGGGCTGGATGCCCTTTTTGCATCTTCACAGATGCCTTTCCCCGCACCGGTAGCCACAGTAGGAGTTGACCGTGGGGAAAATGGTGCTCTTCTGGCTGCTCAGATAATAGGTATAACTGACGAAGAAGTCAGAAAAAGATTTAGTCAGTTAAGAGAAAGCTTCTATAGTAAAGTAGAAAGAGATGAAAACCAACTATTGAATAATATGGGAGGGAATTACTATTTCCCCGCAGATATTGATTTCACCTCAAAAGAGGAAGTGAAGATTACAGAGGAATCTGCTTCAACAGATACTCCGATGGTAGCAGTTATTCCAGGAAGCTATTCAGATATGAGTGTAGCCAAGAAAACCACGAATTTTTTGGATAGAATGGATATAACCTATGATTTAAATGTTATCTCACCAATACGCTATCCTGAACGTTTTGAAAAGTACATGGAAAGAATGAAGGATGTTAAGCTATTTATTGCCATAACCGGTCTTTCAGCCCATGTTACAGGAGCGGTGGTGGCTTTAAGTGAAAAACCAGTTATTGGAGTACCCTGTCCTTTAAGGATGGGTGGACTTGACTCTCTTCTTTCCATGGTCAATATGCCTCCTGGTGTACCGGTTGGTACAGTGGGAGTGGCTAATGGTGGAAATGCTGCTATTTTAGCTGCTGAAATGCTGGCCATTGGTAATAAAGAGCTTGATAACCGGGTTAAAAGGTTGAAAAATAAGGCGATAGAATAATCATCCTTTATTTTTTTTTTACTTATTTTTATAAAGAATTAAAGCCCCAGAAGCAGCCACTATTATAATTAAAGTTAATATAAGCAGATAGTTTTTA
This genomic interval carries:
- a CDS encoding glycosyltransferase, which produces MSWFILILLFLITSLKNKKPSAEMTVSVVIPAFNESKTVANVVKAALSLDYVTEVIVVDDGSQDNTGELAKNAGAKVFSHMRNLGKGSAIKTGFKVSKGDIIAFIDADLENISPKQVEKIIQPILEGKADITKTKFKRKAGRVTELTAKPLLNFFFPEIKFDQPLSGQFAGKRTSLSKIRFEEDYGVDVGIVLDADVQGLKIKEVDIGSIHHDMSTLTELNVVANEVVRTIVDRALEYGRVTMMDSLGRYIRMGILGISLASLGVFSLFFIRQVPPALGIIIGLIGVVIAAYYIVKLIKRSLNILWRKDGRTQSLKSFTYMHFPILVSSLILLAMLSTLLGAVSVDEGKISIEPASRNLIIWRNTTDNRTFDVRGPYTVDSALENEDTIIRSPKEALDTLGLKNDDKLFINGQGYVLKQPRPGEENILRIPREARLNLNVEIRETIPDGNIRKVFDNLYVQKALTLQGNVSENLTLEEGVIIKTNTQSARTIDIYMNGEKITSTRGILRNGTYNIFINEVRVRTITWNEDNPQLTYYAYWGSHELRVEILNTVNSDMEFATSSQGRFLNFYFNN
- the purE gene encoding 5-(carboxyamino)imidazole ribonucleotide mutase gives rise to the protein MKPKVMILLGSASDYNIAEKALDILEQLKIPYDLRVASAHRTHEKVKKIVLESTRQGVEVFIGIAGLSAHLPGIIAANTHRPVVGVPVDVKVGGLDALFASSQMPFPAPVATVGVDRGENGALLAAQIIGITDEEVRKRFSQLRESFYSKVERDENQLLNNMGGNYYFPADIDFTSKEEVKITEESASTDTPMVAVIPGSYSDMSVAKKTTNFLDRMDITYDLNVISPIRYPERFEKYMERMKDVKLFIAITGLSAHVTGAVVALSEKPVIGVPCPLRMGGLDSLLSMVNMPPGVPVGTVGVANGGNAAILAAEMLAIGNKELDNRVKRLKNKAIE